One Helianthus annuus cultivar XRQ/B chromosome 12, HanXRQr2.0-SUNRISE, whole genome shotgun sequence genomic region harbors:
- the LOC110894161 gene encoding alanine aminotransferase 2 — translation MRKFVAHRAKRLISNATVSLNPHHHHHQSSLSSSNHYYYYYSSILPRFFTSDTSMASNNSTPPLTVDSLNPKVLKCEYAVRGEIVSLAQKLQQDLQANPGSHPFEEIIYCNIGNPQSLGQQPITFFREVLALCDHPNIIDRSETQGLFSADSIDRAWQILDQIPGRATGAYSHSQGIKGLRDTIAAGIEARDGFPADPNDIFLTDGASPAVHMMMQLLIRSENDGIFCPIPQYPLYSASIALHGGTLVPYYLDEATGWGLEISELKKQLEAARQKGITVRALVVINPGNPTGQVLAEENQRDIVEFCKKEGLVLLADEVYQENIYVPEKQFHSFKKVARSMGYGDKDIPLVSFQSVSKGYYGECGKRGGYMEVTGFSPEVREQIYKVASVNLCSNISGQILASLVMSPPKVGDESYESYSAEKDGILLSLARRAKTLEAALNSLEGVTCNKAEGAMYLFPRIVLPNKAIKEAESLKKAPDAYYAARLLNATGIVVVPGSGFGQVPGTWHFRCTILPQEEKIPAIVSQLTEFHKKFMDEFRD, via the exons ATGCGGAAATTCGTAGCCCACAGAGCCAAACGTCTGATCTCAAACGCCACCGTTTCACTCAATCcccatcatcaccatcaccaaTCTTCTTTATCCTCCTCCAAccattattactattactattccTCCATTCTTCCTCGATTCTTCACTTCCGACACTTCAATGGCCTCCAACAACTCCACTCCACCTCTCACTGTTGATTCCTTAAACCCTAAG GTTTTGAAATGTGAGTATGCTGTTCGTGGTGAAATTGTGTCTCTGGCTCAG AAATTACAACAAGATTTGCAAGCAAATCCAGGTTCTCATCCTTTTGAGGAG ATAATTTACTGTAACATTGGAAATCCACAGTCTCTTGGTCAGCAGCCAATCACCTTTTTCAGAGAG GTTCTTGCATTATGCGATCATCCTAACATAATAGATAGGAGTGAAACACAGGGTTTGTTCAG TGCGGATTCCATTGACCGAGCATGGCAGATCCTTGATCAAATTCCTGGTAGAGCCACTGGTGCATACAGTCACAGTCAG GGTATTAAGGGATTGCGTGACACTATTGCTGCTGGAATCGAAGCTCGTGATGGTTTTCCCGCTGATCCAAATGATATCTTCTTGACAGATGGTGCAAGTCCAGCG GTCCATATGATGATGCAGTTGCTAATAAGATCCGAAAACGATGGAATTTTCTGTCCAATTCCTCAGTACCCTCTTTACTCTGCTTCAATTGCCCTTCATGGTGGCACTCTT GTTCCTTATTATCTTGATGAAGCAACGGGTTGGGGACTTGAGATCTCTGAGCTCAAGAAGCAACTGGAAGCTGCCAGACAAAAGGGTATTACTGTTAGGGCTTTGGTTGTAATTAATCCAGGAAATCCTACAGGCCAG gTTCTTGCTGAGGAGAACCAACGAGATATCGTCGAGTTCTGCAAGAAAGAAGGTTTGGTACTTCTAGCAGATGAG GTATACCAGGAAAATATTTATGTTCCCGAGAAACAGTTTCACTCTTTCAAGAAAGTAGCTCGTTCAATGGGATACGGTGACAAGGATATCCCTTTGGTTTCTTTCCAATCCGTGTCTAAAG GGTATTATGGTGAGTGCGGGAAAAGAGGTGGTTACATGGAGGTGACTGGTTTTAGTCCCGAGGTTAGGGAACAAATTTACAAGGTGGCATCTGTGAATCTGTGTTCGAATATTTCCGGTCAAATTCTTGCTAGTCTTGTTATGAGCCCTCCAAAG GTTGGAGATGAATCTTATGAATCATATTCTGCTGAAAAGGATGGCATCCTACTATCCCTCGCAAGGCGTGCAAAG ACATTGGAAGCTGCACTGAACAGCTTAGAGGGTGTTACTTGCAACAAAGCTGAAGGTGCAATGTATCTTTTCCCGCGCATCGTGCTACCCAACAAAGCAATAAAAGAAGCGGAATCACTTAAAAAAGCACCAGATGCGTATTATGCCGCTCGACTTCTGAACGCTACTGGTATAGTTGTGGTTCCTGGTTCTGGTTTTGGTCAG GTTCCCGGGACTTGGCATTTTAGGTGCACGATATTGCCACAAGAGGAAAAGATTCCAGCCATCGTTTCACAGTTGACTGAATTTCACAAAAAGTTCATGGATGAGTTCCGTGATTAA